Proteins co-encoded in one Chaetodon auriga isolate fChaAug3 chromosome 9, fChaAug3.hap1, whole genome shotgun sequence genomic window:
- the tmem144b gene encoding transmembrane protein 144b: MLEAKYPPLLFFVTTLLMVSCQSREHAAEQGAKFGENAAPGKLETFNFTYNSTNMTHFAYGIAANVFSVLLYGSNFVPLKRFETGDGMFFQWVACTAIWLVSMIGDVMLQSPKFYPFAMLGGVIWATGNIAVVPIVKVIGLGLGSLIWGSTSLLMGWASSRFGWFGITPQDVSRPILNYCGAGLCLLSGLIFFFVRTDVELHPNSEAIPILIDRRTNSDSYGPRSEFWIDVIGPKTRRFIGCLLAVLSGLMYGSSFVPILYIKGHSSCRDSMFHGASVYDLDYVYAQSCGTFVASTVYFAIYCAAMNNRPRVYSRAILPGLLSGLMWTLATYCWFLANNYLSAVVTFPIVSAGYGLVAALWGSVVFKEIKGLTNCFIFFVASCVVLTGSLLTAISKL; the protein is encoded by the exons ATGCTTGAAGCAAAATACCCACCTTTGCTGTTCTTTGTCACTACATTATTGATGGTGAGCTGTCAAAGCCGTGAACATGCTGCTGAACAAG GTGCCAAATTTGGTGAAAATGCTGCCCCTGGCAAGCTggaaacatttaatttcacCTATAACTCAACCAACATGACTCATTTTGCTTATGGAATTgctgcaaatgtgttttctgtgctgctgtatggAAGCAACTTTGTTCCTCTCAAAAGATTCGAGACAGGCGATG GTATGTTTTTTCAGTGGGTAGCCTGTACAGCGATATGGCTTGTATCTATGATTGGAGACGTGATGCTTCAGTCGCCCAAATTCTACCCTTTTGCGATGCTTGGAGGTGTCATCTGGGCTACAG GCAACATTGCAGTTGTTCCCATTGTTAAAGTGATTGGCCTCGGTCTTGGGAGTTTAATTTGGGGGTCCACTAGTTTGTTGATGGGCTGGGCCTCTTCCAG ATTTGGCTGGTTTGGGATTACTCCTCAGGATGTTTCCAGGCCGATATTAAATTACTGTGGAGCCGGGTTGTGTCTGCTCAG tGGCCTGATCTTTTTCTTTGTGAGAACAGACGTGGAACTGCATCCTAACTCGGAGGCAATTCCAATACTTATTGACAGG AGAACAAATTCAGACAGCTATGGACCAAGATCAGAGTTCTGGATAGACGTCATTGGACCAAAGACCAGGCGGTTCAT TGGCTGCCTGCTCGCTGTGCTGTCGGGCCTGATGTACGGGTCCTCCTTTGTGCCCATCCTCTACATTAAGGGCCATTCATCGTGCCGTGACAGCATGTTCCATGGAGCCAGTGTCTATG ACCTGGACTATGTTTACGCGCAGTCCTGTGGTACCTTTGTTGCGAGCACAGTGTACTTTGCCATCTACTGTGCTGCCATGAATAACAGGCCCAGGGTCTACTCCAGAGCCATCCTACCAG GTCTATTGTCTGGATTGATGTGGACATTGGCCACGTACTGCTGGTTCCTGGCCAATAACTACCTGAGTGCAGTCGTGACCTTTCCTATTGTCAGTGCA GGATACGGTCTGGTTGCAGCACTGTGGGGGTCCGTAGTGTTCAAAGAGATAAAG GGGTTAACCAACTGCTTCATCTTCTTCGTGGCCTCATGTGTTGTGCTGACTGGCTCCTTGCTGACCGCTATCTCAAAGCTCTAA